One genomic segment of Gasterosteus aculeatus chromosome 6, fGasAcu3.hap1.1, whole genome shotgun sequence includes these proteins:
- the cep170aa gene encoding centrosomal protein of 170 kDa isoform X10: MSVTSWFLVSSGGTRHRLPREMIFVGRDDCELMLQSRSVDKQHAVINYEAGADEHKVKDLGSLNGTFVNDVRIQEQMYITLKLEDKLRFGYDTNLFTVVRGELTVPEEALKHEKFTSGLQLSKKPSTVETTTTAAPSKSPARSPTKALKSPSGSNPRPGESRPADGLPSSSKEQPAKPVDTHKAEERLAGDVAALPRGTPLYGQPSWWGDGDADDENSFKQEIKSSNKKHDGSVSDSTEPRRGEKAKEDGLHASPSHDSSYFEMPTKEGHAAINGIHEIPTKDTEGTGSLNTAAQGHASFTIEFDSTSPGKVTIKDHVSKFTPDQHRPRSKKSGAGSGGAGGRDLSTLQAAMMASESKVADWLAHNDPTLVRTESTEDDSKSIKSDVPVHLKRLKGSKHEDGTQSDSENGLGLRFANRRHALEERLKAAHGLVGAGGGNLAASASRTGGSRTSFMIEFYDEENHRKRRSYSFSQAASLQGLGAGGEGLFPQPPSHPKVFSISTSATTASDSGRVPAPIPATVTAGAPTAARVLLKQRSEDQSIGRSSASTGLATGSPTSPSEDISVVGRAAGTAGGETADDHSDKGTYTIELENQNAEEEEARRMIDKVFGVQQNQDSSSLSDLKGEGKGKETTETGKEALPGDSSWVSQWASLAANHTRTDPEGSGAETAAFLHKERGTEAFESLSRDESSSSLTDRKRRTLPQLPVDDPRAKSSTKALGLRSEIGEKQDTELQEKENKGDGESPTPMRDGVMASKRKQSSTSSPSKAALRSSGTPERRKRSEERNGGESGGEKSEKPLVRQGSFTIEKPSASVPAELIPRINRGSSGRERSDSVGSMDTATLLKDTEAVMAFLEAKLRDENQLEQKGSKKGVPPRTDSISPESDVDTASTASHVTGVAERKAPGGGEHKRRSFSSMHREKSNMSTASKTSVANASARDRLDRKAKTRGGEVASRTDTRRPVQPSSASSRARRPSQDLTDDDQNSSFPISDILSSDQETYSGPLGRSAHGRGSDDFLHSKADSRSAKTSAGGSSKTRSTLQAATSASLSKQAGLPQPRPTRASLLRRARLGDTSDTDLADADRASVASEVSTTSSTSKPPSGRKGLSRLDLLAQPRRTRLGSISARSDSECTMTRSSTSSPRLSAETALRLGLRSSTPTENRLTPRMRANSVSKLNEAKSKSAASGYCSPTVSSSSRWRRLPPEYGSTSEEEFGSNRNSSKHAGRTHMRPHHLAPHRGSRPGTAASPASTAVTGPGGGVIKHRMKEQEEYIKDWTAHSEEIARISQDLAKDLAILAREIHDVAGEIDSVSSSGTAPSTTVSTAATTPGSAIDTREELVDRVFDESLNFRKIPLVISTNKAPEINGKPVELRPRAPDSQEPRALRRRTWNREEAVLDSLVLNSVSQLSTKIRNSIDKTAGKIRILFKDKDRNWDEIESKLRSENDTSLPKSSNKEISSILVELKRVEKQLQVINVMVDPDGTLDALACLGLTSPTSPTKPQTAKTTLPPASCPASALSAKESLPAIPPGAGGSAAAVTASTGGAGETARDSGVSLGSAGVGGLSFKRIWPSGEEAIAQK, from the exons TCCCGCAGCGTGGACAAGCAGCACGCGGTCATCAACTACGAGGCCGGCGCAGACGAACACAAGGTCAAGGACCTGGGCAGCCTCAACGGG ACCTTTGTGAACGATGTGCGCATTCAGGAGCAGATGTACATCACTCTGAAGTTGGAGGACAAGCTGAGGTTTGGATATG ATACCAACCTGTTCACGGTGGTGAGGGGGGAGCTCACTGTGCCTGAAGAGGCTCTAAAG CATGAAAAGTTCACCAGCGGCCTTCAGCTCAGCAAGAAGCCATCCACTGTTGAAACCACGACCACAGCAGCCCCAAGCAAGTCCCCCGCTAGGTCCCCAACAAAGGCACTGAAGTCCCCAAGCGGCAGCAACCCAAGACCAGGAGAGAGTAGACCAGCAGACGGGCtcccttcttcctccaaagAGCAACCGGCCAAACCTGTGGACACTCACAAAGCTGAGGAGAGGCTAGCAG GAGACGTTGCAGCGCTGCCCCGTGGGACCCCCCTGTACGGCCAACCGTCTTGGTGGGGGGATGGGGACGCGGACGATGAGAACTCCTTCAAACAGGAAATCAAGTCATCCAACAAAAAACATGACGGCTCCGTTTCAG ACAGCACAGAGCCTCGTCGGGGGGAGAAAGCTAAGGAGGACGGCCTTCATGCGTCCCCCTCCCACGACTCCAGCTACTTCGAGATGCCCACCAAGGAGGGTCACGCGGCCATTAACGGCATACACGAGATTCCCACCAAGGACACAGAGGGCACCGGCTCTCTCAACACTGCAG CTCAAGGTCACGCCTCCTTCACCATTGAGTTCGACAGCACTTCTCCGGGGAAAGTCACCATCAAAGACCACGTGTCAAAGTTCACGCCCGACCAACACCGGCCGCGCTCCAAGAAGAGTGGAGCGGGAAGcggaggagcgggggggagggacTTGAGCACGCTGCAAGCTGCAATGATGGCGTCGGAGAGCAAGGTCGCTGATTGGCTGGCCCACAATGACCCCACGCTGGTGCGCACCGAGTCGACGGAGGACGACAGCAAGAGCATCAAGAGCGACGTGCCGGTCCACCTCAAAAGGCTAAAAG GCAGCAAACATGAGGACGGCACCCAGAGTGACTCAGAGAACGGACTAGGCCTGCGTTTCGCCAACCGCCGCCACGCCCTGGAGGAGCGCCTGAAAGCGGCGCACGGCCTGGTGGGAGCAGGAGGGGGCAACTTGGCGGCCAGCGCGTCCAGGACAGGCGGCAGCCGCACGTCCTTCATGATCGAGTTCTACGACGAGGAAAACCACCGCAAGCGCCGCTCGTATTCGTTCTCCCAGGCTGCATCACTGCAGGGGCTTGGAGCCGGTGGGGAGGGACTATTTCCTCAGCCCCCCTCTCACCCGAAGGTGTTCAGCATTTCCACCTCTGCAACTACAGCCTCGGACTCAG GTAGAGTCCCGGCTCCGATACCGGCGACCGTGACCGCGGGAGCGCCCACGGCGGCCCGCGTGCTTCTCAAGCAGAGGTCCGAGGACCAGAGTATCGGTCGCAGCTCGGCCAGCACCGGGCTGGCGACGGGCAGCCCCACCAGCCCCAGCGAGGACATCTCGGTCGTGGGGAGGGCGGCGGGAACTGCCGGAGGGGAGACAGCGGATGACCACAGCGATAAGGGGACCTACACTATCGAGCTGGAGAACCAGAacgcggaggaagaggaggccaggCGCATGATAGACAAG GTGTTTGGTGTGCAGCAGAACCAGGACTCCTCTAGTCTTTCAGACCTGAAAGGAgaagggaaaggaaaggagaccaCAGAGACGGGGAAAGAG GCTCTTCCTGGAGACTCGAGTTGGGTCTCTCAGTGGGCCAGTCTCGCTGCCAATCACACCAGGACCGACCCAGAGGGCTCAGGAGCAGAAACAGCCGCCTTCCTCCACAAAGAGAGAG GAACTGAGGCCTTTGAGTCCCTCAGCAGAGACGAATCCTCTTCCAGTCTAACCGACCGTAAGCGCAGGACCCTCCCCCAGCTCCCTGTGGATGACCCCCGGGCTAAGTCCAGCACCAAAGCTCTTGGGCTGAGGTCAGAGATCGGGGAGAAACAGGACACTGAACTCCAAGAAAAAGAGAACAAGGGAGACGGGGAGTCCCCGACTCCCATGAGGGACGGTGTGATGGCCAGCAAACGGAAACaaagctccacctcctccccgtccaAGGCTGCTCTGCGGTCCTCTGGCACCCCCGAGCGCAggaagaggtcagaggagaggAATGGAGGAGAGTCGGGAGGAGAGAAGTCGGAGAAGCCTCTAGTGCGCCAGGGCAGCTTCACAATTGAGAAGCCCAGCGCTAGTGTCCCAGCGGAGCTCATCCCACGCATCAACCGAGGGAGCAGCGGGCGGGAGCGCAGCGACTCGGTGGGCAGCATGGATACGGCCACGCTGCTGAAGGACACCGAAGCCGTCATGGCATTCCTGGAGGCCAAACTAAGAGACGAAAACCAACTAGAGCAGAAAGGTAGCAAAAAGGGCGTCCCGCCTCGTACCGACTCCATCTCCCCTGAGTCCGATGTCGACACGGCCAGCACAGCTAGTCATGTGACCGGGGTGGCAGAGAGGAAAGCGCCAGGTGGCGGGGAGCATAAACGGCGTTCCTTCAGCAGCATGCATCGGGAAAAGAGCAACATGAGCACCGCTTCCAAGACTAGTGTCGCCAACGCCAGCGCCCGTGATCGCTTGGACAGGAAGGCTAAAACAAGAGGTGGCGAGGTGGCGAGCCGGACGGACACGCGGCGCCCTGTTCAGccgtcctccgcctcctccagagCGCGCCGGCCTTCTCAGGATCTCACCGACGACGACCAGAATTCTTCCTTCCCCATCTCCGACATCCTCTCCTCGGACCAGGAGACCTACTCTGGACCTCTGGGGCGCTCGGCACACGGACGCGGCTCAGACGATTTTCTGCATTCCAAAGCCGACAGCAGGTCGGCGAAAACGTCTGCCGGCGGGTCCTCGAAAACCAGGAGCACTCTCCAGGCAGCGACCAGCGCCTCCCTGAGCAAGCAGGCCGGACTGCCTCAGCCGCGGCCCACAAgggcctccctcctccgccgcgCCCGGCTGGGCGACACTTCTGACACCGACCTGGCCGACGCAGACCGCGCGTCCGTGGCGTCCGAGGtctccaccaccagctccacctcTAAGCCGCCATCCGGTCGGAAAGGGCTGTCGCGACTGGACCTGCTGGCTCAGCCGCGTAGGACTCGCCTGGGCTCCATCTCGGCCCGCAGTGACTCCGAGTGCACCATGACACgcagctccacctcctccccccgcctgtCGGCTGAGACCGCTCTGCGCCTGGGCCTGCGCTCGTCGACACCGACCGAGAACAGGCTGACGCCCCGGATGAGGGCCAACAGCGTGTCGAAGCTGAACGAGGCCAAGAGTAAGAGCGCGGCCTCTGGGTACTGCTCTCCTACAG tatccagcagcagcagatggcgACGTCTGCCGCCGGAGTACGGCTCCACCTCAGAGGAAGAGTTTGGCTCCAACCGCAATTCTTCGAAGCACGCAGGCCGCACCCACATGCGTCCTCATCACCTCGCCCCACACCGCGGCTCCAGACCGGGCACCGCCGCGAGCCCGGCCTCCACCGCGGTGACCGGTCCGGGTGGAGGGGTGATCAAACACCGCATGAAGGAGCAAGAGGAGTACATCAAGGACTGGACAGCACACAGCGAGGAGATAGCCAG GATCAGCCAGGACCTGGCTAAGGACTTAGCCATCTTGGCCCGTGAGATCCACGATGTGGCTGGCGAGATCGACTCGGTCAGCTCATCGGGCACGGCGCCCAGCACCACCGTCAGCACCGCCGCCACCACCCCGGGATCGGCCATCGACACCCGGGAAGAG TTGGTGGATCGCGTGTTTGACGAAAGCCTGAACTTCCGAAAGATCCCGCTTGTGATTTCAACCAATAAGGCGCCAGAGATCAACGGCAAGCCAGTGGAGCTCCGCCCCCGGGCCCCTGACAGCCAGGAGCCCCGAGCTCTAAGGAGACGCACCTGGAACCGGGAGGAG GCGGTGTTGGACAGCTTGGTGCTCAATTCAGTTTCTCAGCTGTCCACCAAGATCAGGAACTCCATCGATAAAACTGCAGGAAAAATCAG GATTTTGTTCAAAGATAAGGACAGAAACTGGGACGAAATTGAGAGTAAACTGCGATCGGAGAACGACACATCACTCCCGAAATCCTCCAACAAG GAGATCTCCTCTATTCTGGTCGAACTGAAGCGAGTTGAAAAGCAGCTGCAAG TGATCAACGTAATGGTGGACCCAGACGGGACTCTGGACGCCCTGGCCTGCCTCGGCCTGACCAGCCCCACCAGTCCTACCAAGCCCCAAACCGCCAAAAcaaccctccctcccgcctcctgcCCCGCGTCTGCTCTCTCAGCCAAAGAATCCCTGCCGGCCATCCCCCCCGGAGCCGGAGGGTCAGCGGCCGCGGTGACGGCCTCTACCGGCGGCGCGGGGGAGACGGCGCGGGACTCCGGCGTAAGTCTGGGGTCGGCGGGAGTCGGAGGACTGTCCTTCAAGCGCATATGGCCGAGTGGAGAGGAGGCCATCGCACAGAAGTGA
- the cep170aa gene encoding centrosomal protein of 170 kDa isoform X12, giving the protein MPTKEGHAAINGIHEIPTKDTEGTGSLNTAAQGHASFTIEFDSTSPGKVTIKDHVSKFTPDQHRPRSKKSGAGSGGAGGRDLSTLQAAMMASESKVADWLAHNDPTLVRTESTEDDSKSIKSDVPVHLKRLKGSKHEDGTQSDSENGLGLRFANRRHALEERLKAAHGLVGAGGGNLAASASRTGGSRTSFMIEFYDEENHRKRRSYSFSQAASLQGLGAGGEGLFPQPPSHPKVFSISTSATTASDSGRVPAPIPATVTAGAPTAARVLLKQRSEDQSIGRSSASTGLATGSPTSPSEDISVVGRAAGTAGGETADDHSDKGTYTIELENQNAEEEEARRMIDKVFGVQQNQDSSSLSDLKGEGKGKETTETGKEALPGDSSWVSQWASLAANHTRTDPEGSGAETAAFLHKERGTEAFESLSRDESSSSLTDRKRRTLPQLPVDDPRAKSSTKALGLRSEIGEKQDTELQEKENKGDGESPTPMRDGVMASKRKQSSTSSPSKAALRSSGTPERRKRSEERNGGESGGEKSEKPLVRQGSFTIEKPSASVPAELIPRINRGSSGRERSDSVGSMDTATLLKDTEAVMAFLEAKLRDENQLEQKGSKKGVPPRTDSISPESDVDTASTASHVTGVAERKAPGGGEHKRRSFSSMHREKSNMSTASKTSVANASARDRLDRKAKTRGGEVASRTDTRRPVQPSSASSRARRPSQDLTDDDQNSSFPISDILSSDQETYSGPLGRSAHGRGSDDFLHSKADSRSAKTSAGGSSKTRSTLQAATSASLSKQAGLPQPRPTRASLLRRARLGDTSDTDLADADRASVASEVSTTSSTSKPPSGRKGLSRLDLLAQPRRTRLGSISARSDSECTMTRSSTSSPRLSAETALRLGLRSSTPTENRLTPRMRANSVSKLNEAKSKSAASGYCSPTESPQPEPEGGDEEEELMVSSSSRWRRLPPEYGSTSEEEFGSNRNSSKHAGRTHMRPHHLAPHRGSRPGTAASPASTAVTGPGGGVIKHRMKEQEEYIKDWTAHSEEIARLFPCVRRISQDLAKDLAILAREIHDVAGEIDSVSSSGTAPSTTVSTAATTPGSAIDTREEVGPARPTQPDIQESMRKLVDRVFDESLNFRKIPLVISTNKAPEINGKPVELRPRAPDSQEPRALRRRTWNREEAVLDSLVLNSVSQLSTKIRNSIDKTAGKIRILFKDKDRNWDEIESKLRSENDTSLPKSSNKEISSILVELKRVEKQLQVINVMVDPDGTLDALACLGLTSPTSPTKPQTAKTTLPPASCPASALSAKESLPAIPPGAGGSAAAVTASTGGAGETARDSGVSLGSAGVGGLSFKRIWPSGEEAIAQK; this is encoded by the exons ATGCCCACCAAGGAGGGTCACGCGGCCATTAACGGCATACACGAGATTCCCACCAAGGACACAGAGGGCACCGGCTCTCTCAACACTGCAG CTCAAGGTCACGCCTCCTTCACCATTGAGTTCGACAGCACTTCTCCGGGGAAAGTCACCATCAAAGACCACGTGTCAAAGTTCACGCCCGACCAACACCGGCCGCGCTCCAAGAAGAGTGGAGCGGGAAGcggaggagcgggggggagggacTTGAGCACGCTGCAAGCTGCAATGATGGCGTCGGAGAGCAAGGTCGCTGATTGGCTGGCCCACAATGACCCCACGCTGGTGCGCACCGAGTCGACGGAGGACGACAGCAAGAGCATCAAGAGCGACGTGCCGGTCCACCTCAAAAGGCTAAAAG GCAGCAAACATGAGGACGGCACCCAGAGTGACTCAGAGAACGGACTAGGCCTGCGTTTCGCCAACCGCCGCCACGCCCTGGAGGAGCGCCTGAAAGCGGCGCACGGCCTGGTGGGAGCAGGAGGGGGCAACTTGGCGGCCAGCGCGTCCAGGACAGGCGGCAGCCGCACGTCCTTCATGATCGAGTTCTACGACGAGGAAAACCACCGCAAGCGCCGCTCGTATTCGTTCTCCCAGGCTGCATCACTGCAGGGGCTTGGAGCCGGTGGGGAGGGACTATTTCCTCAGCCCCCCTCTCACCCGAAGGTGTTCAGCATTTCCACCTCTGCAACTACAGCCTCGGACTCAG GTAGAGTCCCGGCTCCGATACCGGCGACCGTGACCGCGGGAGCGCCCACGGCGGCCCGCGTGCTTCTCAAGCAGAGGTCCGAGGACCAGAGTATCGGTCGCAGCTCGGCCAGCACCGGGCTGGCGACGGGCAGCCCCACCAGCCCCAGCGAGGACATCTCGGTCGTGGGGAGGGCGGCGGGAACTGCCGGAGGGGAGACAGCGGATGACCACAGCGATAAGGGGACCTACACTATCGAGCTGGAGAACCAGAacgcggaggaagaggaggccaggCGCATGATAGACAAG GTGTTTGGTGTGCAGCAGAACCAGGACTCCTCTAGTCTTTCAGACCTGAAAGGAgaagggaaaggaaaggagaccaCAGAGACGGGGAAAGAG GCTCTTCCTGGAGACTCGAGTTGGGTCTCTCAGTGGGCCAGTCTCGCTGCCAATCACACCAGGACCGACCCAGAGGGCTCAGGAGCAGAAACAGCCGCCTTCCTCCACAAAGAGAGAG GAACTGAGGCCTTTGAGTCCCTCAGCAGAGACGAATCCTCTTCCAGTCTAACCGACCGTAAGCGCAGGACCCTCCCCCAGCTCCCTGTGGATGACCCCCGGGCTAAGTCCAGCACCAAAGCTCTTGGGCTGAGGTCAGAGATCGGGGAGAAACAGGACACTGAACTCCAAGAAAAAGAGAACAAGGGAGACGGGGAGTCCCCGACTCCCATGAGGGACGGTGTGATGGCCAGCAAACGGAAACaaagctccacctcctccccgtccaAGGCTGCTCTGCGGTCCTCTGGCACCCCCGAGCGCAggaagaggtcagaggagaggAATGGAGGAGAGTCGGGAGGAGAGAAGTCGGAGAAGCCTCTAGTGCGCCAGGGCAGCTTCACAATTGAGAAGCCCAGCGCTAGTGTCCCAGCGGAGCTCATCCCACGCATCAACCGAGGGAGCAGCGGGCGGGAGCGCAGCGACTCGGTGGGCAGCATGGATACGGCCACGCTGCTGAAGGACACCGAAGCCGTCATGGCATTCCTGGAGGCCAAACTAAGAGACGAAAACCAACTAGAGCAGAAAGGTAGCAAAAAGGGCGTCCCGCCTCGTACCGACTCCATCTCCCCTGAGTCCGATGTCGACACGGCCAGCACAGCTAGTCATGTGACCGGGGTGGCAGAGAGGAAAGCGCCAGGTGGCGGGGAGCATAAACGGCGTTCCTTCAGCAGCATGCATCGGGAAAAGAGCAACATGAGCACCGCTTCCAAGACTAGTGTCGCCAACGCCAGCGCCCGTGATCGCTTGGACAGGAAGGCTAAAACAAGAGGTGGCGAGGTGGCGAGCCGGACGGACACGCGGCGCCCTGTTCAGccgtcctccgcctcctccagagCGCGCCGGCCTTCTCAGGATCTCACCGACGACGACCAGAATTCTTCCTTCCCCATCTCCGACATCCTCTCCTCGGACCAGGAGACCTACTCTGGACCTCTGGGGCGCTCGGCACACGGACGCGGCTCAGACGATTTTCTGCATTCCAAAGCCGACAGCAGGTCGGCGAAAACGTCTGCCGGCGGGTCCTCGAAAACCAGGAGCACTCTCCAGGCAGCGACCAGCGCCTCCCTGAGCAAGCAGGCCGGACTGCCTCAGCCGCGGCCCACAAgggcctccctcctccgccgcgCCCGGCTGGGCGACACTTCTGACACCGACCTGGCCGACGCAGACCGCGCGTCCGTGGCGTCCGAGGtctccaccaccagctccacctcTAAGCCGCCATCCGGTCGGAAAGGGCTGTCGCGACTGGACCTGCTGGCTCAGCCGCGTAGGACTCGCCTGGGCTCCATCTCGGCCCGCAGTGACTCCGAGTGCACCATGACACgcagctccacctcctccccccgcctgtCGGCTGAGACCGCTCTGCGCCTGGGCCTGCGCTCGTCGACACCGACCGAGAACAGGCTGACGCCCCGGATGAGGGCCAACAGCGTGTCGAAGCTGAACGAGGCCAAGAGTAAGAGCGCGGCCTCTGGGTACTGCTCTCCTACAG AAAGCCCTCAGCCAGAACCTGAGGgcggtgatgaagaggaggagctaaTGG tatccagcagcagcagatggcgACGTCTGCCGCCGGAGTACGGCTCCACCTCAGAGGAAGAGTTTGGCTCCAACCGCAATTCTTCGAAGCACGCAGGCCGCACCCACATGCGTCCTCATCACCTCGCCCCACACCGCGGCTCCAGACCGGGCACCGCCGCGAGCCCGGCCTCCACCGCGGTGACCGGTCCGGGTGGAGGGGTGATCAAACACCGCATGAAGGAGCAAGAGGAGTACATCAAGGACTGGACAGCACACAGCGAGGAGATAGCCAG GTTATTCCCCTGTGTGCGCAGGATCAGCCAGGACCTGGCTAAGGACTTAGCCATCTTGGCCCGTGAGATCCACGATGTGGCTGGCGAGATCGACTCGGTCAGCTCATCGGGCACGGCGCCCAGCACCACCGTCAGCACCGCCGCCACCACCCCGGGATCGGCCATCGACACCCGGGAAGAGGTAGGCCCTGCACGTCCCACGCAGCCGGACATACAGGAGAGCATGAGAAAG TTGGTGGATCGCGTGTTTGACGAAAGCCTGAACTTCCGAAAGATCCCGCTTGTGATTTCAACCAATAAGGCGCCAGAGATCAACGGCAAGCCAGTGGAGCTCCGCCCCCGGGCCCCTGACAGCCAGGAGCCCCGAGCTCTAAGGAGACGCACCTGGAACCGGGAGGAG GCGGTGTTGGACAGCTTGGTGCTCAATTCAGTTTCTCAGCTGTCCACCAAGATCAGGAACTCCATCGATAAAACTGCAGGAAAAATCAG GATTTTGTTCAAAGATAAGGACAGAAACTGGGACGAAATTGAGAGTAAACTGCGATCGGAGAACGACACATCACTCCCGAAATCCTCCAACAAG GAGATCTCCTCTATTCTGGTCGAACTGAAGCGAGTTGAAAAGCAGCTGCAAG TGATCAACGTAATGGTGGACCCAGACGGGACTCTGGACGCCCTGGCCTGCCTCGGCCTGACCAGCCCCACCAGTCCTACCAAGCCCCAAACCGCCAAAAcaaccctccctcccgcctcctgcCCCGCGTCTGCTCTCTCAGCCAAAGAATCCCTGCCGGCCATCCCCCCCGGAGCCGGAGGGTCAGCGGCCGCGGTGACGGCCTCTACCGGCGGCGCGGGGGAGACGGCGCGGGACTCCGGCGTAAGTCTGGGGTCGGCGGGAGTCGGAGGACTGTCCTTCAAGCGCATATGGCCGAGTGGAGAGGAGGCCATCGCACAGAAGTGA